The DNA region TGATTTTGATTCAACAAAAATAGGTTTTGAGTGTTGCTTAGATATTGAAAAAAAAGAAGTAGAAATAGTAAAAGGCGATATTAGAAAAGAGTTTATTACTTATATTGATACAAAAGTAAATAATTTATGTAAAATTAGCGTAAATCCTTTTGTTTCACTTCAAAGAGCAATTCATTTCTTAAAAAGAGGAGATGAGGTTCCATATAGCGTTTTTTTAGATATTTGTTCTAGTATTGCAGATATAAAAATTAAAGAGAATGAAGATATAAATAAACACTTTCAAAGACTTCAAGGAAATCCAAAAAAATTAGAAAATATTAAAGAAGCAATTACAGAATACATTGAAGATCATAAAAATAATAAATAAACTTATTTTTATTTAAAACTATATATAATCTTTAAAATTATTTTTTAAGGGTTTTATATGAAACAGGCTTTTTCATTATTAGAGTTAGTTTTTGTGCTTGTTATTCTTGCATTAATTGGAAGCTATGCAATTCCTAAGTTTATGAATACAAAAGATGCAGCAATAATTACTACTGTAAAAAGAGATATAACTACTATCTTAAACTCAATTCAATCTCAATATTTATTAGATGGTAAAATAGAAGATATAAGTGATACCATAAAAATAAATAGTTCAAATTGGTTTTTTGAAAATAATTCGATTATTTATAAAAGTAATAATAGCAATTGCATAACTATACGTATAGATAGAGCTAGTCAAAAGTTAAAATTAAACATTAATGAAACAAATGATACCATTTGTTCTAAGCTAAAACAATCAGGAATAGAAAATAGTTCAATTGATTTATATTAAGGATAAAAATGTATAAAGCCTTTTTCTTGGACAGAGATGGTGTAATAAATGTGGATAAAAGTTATGTTTATAAAATAGAAGATTTTGAGTTTATTGATGGTGTTTTTGCTACTTTAAAATATATTCAATCTAAAGGTTATAAACTTTTTATTATTACAAATCAATCAGGAATAGGAAGAGGTTATTATACAATTGAAAATTTTTTAGAATTGACATCATGGATGAAAGCTGAATTTGAAAAAAATGAAATAAAAATAGAAGAGGTTCAATACTGCCCACATGCTCCAGAGGAGAACTGCAACTGCCGTAAACCAAAAACAGGCATGATTGATAATATTTTAAAAAATTATGAAATAGACTTAGAAAACTCTTGGTTTGTAGGAGATAAGGATTCAGATATAAAGTGTGCAAATAGTGCAAATATTAAAAATACAGTACAAGTAAAATCTGGTCAAAAGTTTGATGAAAATAAATCAAATGCTAAATATGTATTAGAAAATATAATAGAGTTGAAAAAATTAGTGTAAAGAAAAAAAGCATTTGTATTTTTTTACTCTTCTTTTCTTACTCTCATAAATGAAGCAAATTTTGGTTTTTTATTTTTTGTAAATCCATAATACTTAAAAGTTACAGTAGCTCCAATTTTAGGTGGATTATATCTTTGTTTATTTGTAAATCCTCCTCCTAAATTAAATATTACACCATTTTCTAGTTTTATTTGAAGACTTTTCATTCTTTTTGTATTGTTTTTATTATAATTAATACCTATAACTTTGCCTTCTTTATCAAAAAATTTTTTTACTTTTAAAATATTGTTATTTCTTCCTTTAAAGTAATTTAGTTTCCCATTTTTTATAATTACTCCTTCTGCTTTTTTTGATACTAATTTATTTAAATACTTATCTAAATCTTTTTTACTATTACATTTTATTTGAGGTATAAATTTTATGAATTTATTTGGATGTTTTTCAAACCATATTTTGCTTTTGAAAGTCTTTTTAGAAAATCGCCTTTTGCATTTGGAACTTCAAAAATATTATAAGTAATTTGATTCCATTTATTTGTTGGTATTTTATCAAGTACGATACTTTGAATATTTTCAAAATCATCCCTTTTCGTCCATAACTCTCCATCTAGTTCAAATTTAGGAAAGTTTTTTGTAAACTTTTTTGGTGCATAGATTTTATTTCCATTTTTTGTTAGAAGATTTTTTCCATCCCAATATGCTCTAATTCCATCAAGTTTTTCACTCATGTACCAACCTTTTATATTTTGGTCTTTATATATTTTTGGTTTTTGTAATTCAAAAGAAAATAAACTATTTATAAATAAAATAATTAAAAATATTAATTTCATATTAAGCCTTTTAATAATTTTTTTAATTATATTTTAATAAAAACTATTAAATAAAGCCCTTAAAAGCTAATTTAATTGATTTTTAGATAAAATAATCCACTTTACATAAAAGTGAGATATTATGAAATATAGTGATATAGACTTTAATAATAAAACAATTTTAATTACGGGTGCAGCAGGCTTTATTGGCTCAAATTTATGCTTTTATTTTCAAGAAAATTATCCAAATGTAAATATAATTGCTCTTGATTGTTTCAGGTCTGGAGAGACTTTTTCAAATGGAAATCTTAAAAGCTTTGGACACTTTAAAAATCTATTAGGTTTTAAAGGTATTGTAATAAGTGGTGATATAAATGATAAAGAACTTTTAAATAATTTGGAAAATTCTTATACTTTTGATTATATTTTTCATCAAGCTGCAATTTCAGATACAACTGTTCAAGAACAAGACTTGATGGTAAAAACAAATGTTAATGCATATGAAGATTTATTGAAAATCGCAATAAAACATAAAGCAAATATGATTTATGCAAGTAGTGCTGCAACTTATGGTGATAGTAATAGATTTGAAATAGGTTATGAACAACCAAATAATGCTTATGGTTTTTCAAAAGTTATGATGGATAATATTACATATAAATATTTAAAACAAGGTGTTGATATAAGTATTGTTGGACTTAAATATTTTAATGTATATGGACAAAGAGAATTTTTCAAAAATAAAACAGCTTCTATGGTAGTTCAGTTTGGACACCAAATATTAAATAACCTTACTCCAAAACTTTTTGAGGGAAGCGATAAAATACTTAGAGATTTTATTTTTATTGAAGATGTAATTCAAGCAAATATAAAAGCTTGTTCTCCTAAAAAAAGTGGTGTTTATAATGTTGGTACCGGAAAAGCAAGAAGTTTTGAAGATATTGTAAATATTTTACAAAAACAATTAGAAATAGATAATGGAAAAGAGTATATTCCAAATCCTTATATTGGTGCATATCAATTTTTTACTCAAGCAAATATTGACTCAACAAAAGAAAATTTAGACTATGAGCCAAGATTTGAATTAGAAGATGGTATAAAAGAGTATATTCCTGAAATAAAAAGATTATTTGAATGTGAGGTTAAGTGATGATAAAATTAGATAAAAAACCTAATATTTTAGTGATTGGTGATTTGATGATTGATCACTATTTATGGGGTAGTTGTGATAGAATCTCACCTGAAGCTCCTGTTCAAATAATTGATGTAAAAAAAGAGACAACAGTTTTAGGTGGAGCAGGTAATGTTATAAATAATTTACTTTCTTTAGGAAGTGATGTTGGTGTTATTTCTGTTGTAGGTGATGATGAAGTTGCAAAAGAGTTAAAATCTATGCTTGATAAACATGGTGCAAAATCTTTCTTAATAGAACAAAAAGGAAGAAAAACATCTAAAAAATCAAGAATAATGGCATCTCACTCCCAAGTTGTAAGATATGACCATGAAAGTAAAAATTCTATATCTTTTGATAGTGAGAAAAAGATATTTGAAAAGTTTCAAGAGTTAATAAATAGATATGATATTATTCTTTTTTCTGATTATGGAAAAGGTGTAATTACTAAAGATTTATCTAAAAAAATAATAGATTATGCAAAAAAATATGATAAAAAAGTTATAGTTGATCCAAAAGGTGAAGATTATTCAAAATATAGTGGTGCATATTTTTTAACACCAAATAAAAAAGAGGCTCAAATAGCTTCTAAAGTTGAAATAGAAAATGAAGAAAAATTAAAAGAAGCACTTATAAAACTTAAAACTATTGCCTCTTTAGATTATTCAATTATTACACTTAGTGAGCAAGGAATTGCACTTTTAAAAGATGATGAAGTAATACTTCGACCAACAGTTGCAAGGGAAGTTTTTGATGTAACTGGTGCGGGAGATACAGTTTTAGCTTCACTTGGGTTTGCACTTAGTTTAGGAAAAGATTTAGTTGAAGCAATTGAGTTTGCAAATTTGGCAGCTGGTGTTGTAGTTGGAAAACTTGGAAGTGCAACTGTTACTTTAGATGAGATTGAAGAGTATAAAACAAGTTTAAATCAAAGCTCAATAGAGTTTCATTTAAAAACTTTCAAAGAGATTGAAAAAATTTCAAATAGATTAAAAGAACAAAATAAAAAGATTGTATTTACAAATGGATGTTTTGACATACTTCACAAAGGTCATGTAAGTTATTTAAATACAGCAAAATCTTTTGGAGATGTTTTAATCTTAGGTCTTAATTCAGATGACAGTGTAAAAAGGTTAAAAGGTGAAAATAGACCAATAAATAATCAAGATGACAGAGCATATATACTTTTGGCACTTGAATGTGTGGATTATGTAGTAATATTCGATGAAGATACACCATATGAATTAATCTCACTTGTTAAACCAGATATTTTAGTAAAAGGTGCTGATTATGATGGAAAAGAAGTAGTTGGAAGTGATATTGCAAAAGAGACTAAACTAGTTGAGTTTATTGATGGAAGAAGCACTACAAAAACAATCGAAAAAATTCAAGGTAAATAGATGAAAGAATTAAGTAATGAACATAAAACTAGAATATTAAGTAGTATTAGGGATGTAAAGGATTTTCCAAAAGAAGGTATTATTTTTAAAGATATTACTACACTTCTAAATGATAAAGAGGCTTTTAATTTACTTATGAATCATCTTGAAGATAGATATAAAGATTATGATTTAGACTATGTTGCAGGAATTGATAGTAGAGGATTTATTTTTGGAGCTGCACTTGCAGATAGATTAAAAATTGGTTTTGTTCCAGTTAGAAAAAAAGGGAAATTACCTAGTACAACTGTATGTGAAAAGTATGAACTTGAATATGGTTTTGATGAAGTTGAAATTCACTTGGATGCTTTTCATGAAAAAGTAGGTGCAAAAGTTCTATTAATTGATGATTTGATTGCAACTGGTGGAACTGCAAATGCAGCAGCTAAACTTATAAAAAAGGTTAAAGCTAATTTAGTTGAGGCATGCTTTTTATTAAATCTTTCATTTTTAGATGGTAAAAAAAGAGTAGAAGAACATACAACAGTTTATACAATATTTAATGTGTAAGGATAAAATTTGGAACAAAAAGTAAATAATAATATGTTACAAGAAGATGAAATAGATTTAAGAGAACTTTTTAAAAAACTTTGGAAAGGTAAACTTTTTATAATAGTTTTTACATTAGTTGTTACAATATTTGCAGGTGTTTATGCATTTTTGAAAACACCTATTTATGAAGTTAAAGCTATTATAAAAGTTGGATATATAGGAGATGATAATATTGTAAATACAAAATTATTAGTTGATGAATTAAAATCAGTGTTTAATATAGGTTCAAAAAATAATACTTTGGAAAATTACAAATCAATAATTTCATCATTAAAAACACTAAGAGATAACGATAGTTTATTTTCTATTAGTTCTCAATCAACTTCTAATAAATTAGCAATTGAAAAAATAAATGAAGTATTAAATTATACAAAAGATAATTATAATCTAAAAATTAGTGAATTTAAAATGAAAGTAAATGCTGATATTTCTAGATATGAAAATGAAATTACAAATATAAATAAAATAGAAAAAGAAAAGATAGAAAGAGATATTCAAAAGATTAAAACACAAGAAATACCTTATATTCAAAGACAAATTGATGTCTTAAAAAATGAAGAATTAAAATCTATAAAAAATAAAATAAAATTTAATTCTTTTAAATTAAATGAATATGAAAAAAATATTGGAAAGTTAACTTCTAAAAAAAAATTAAATAGTACTGAGAATATTTTAATATCAATACAATTACAAAGTATTCAAAGTTTAATATTAAAAACTCAAGAAAAAATAGAAAATTTAAAACTTGAAGAAAATAGAATAGTCGATATTAAAATAAAAAATTTAGAGAATAAAAAGAAAAATTTATTAAATGATAAAATAAAAGATTTAAATATTAAATTAAATGAAATACTATTAAAAAAAGTAAATGATTTAAAAGAAAAAATTTCTTTTGAAAAGTTTAAGTTAAAAAATGGATATTATTCTAATGCTAAAATTGTTGGAGATATTATTATAAACGATGAACCAATAAAACCAAAAAAAGTTCTTATTCTTGTAGTTGCATTTGTATCTGGATTTATTTTATCAATTTTTTTAGTCTTTTTTTTAGATTTTATTAAAAGTTTTAAGGAAGAAAAGTAATGAGCGATTATATTCCCAAAAAGAGTAAGTTTGATCCAGATGAAAATGGACATTTTGGTATATTTGGTGGAAAATATGTTCCTGAAACATTGATTCCAATTCTTGAAGATTTGGAAAAAGAGTATAAAAAATATAGATTTGATAAACAGTTTTGGAGTGAAGTAAATGCTTTACTTAAAGATTATGTAGGAAGAGAAACACCTTTATATCATGCAAAAAGTATAAGTGAAGAAGTTGGAGCAAAAGTATATTTAAAAAGAGAAGATTTAAATCATACAGGTGCACATAAAGTAAATAATGTAATTGCACAAGGCCTTTTAGCAAAAAAACTTGGTAAGACAAAAGTAATAGCTGAAACGGGTGCAGGACAACATGGTGTTGCAACTGCTACAATTGCTGCACTTTTAGGACTTGAATGTACAGTATTTATGGGTGCAAAAGATGTACAAAGACAAGAGTTAAATGTATTTAGAATGAAACTTCTTGGAGCAAAAGTAGTTGCAGTACAAAGTGGTAGTAAAACTTTAAAAGATGCTATGAATGATGCTATTAGATATTGGGTTACAAATGCAAGGGATACTTTTTATATAATAGGAACTGTTGCAGGGCCTCATCCTTATCCAATGATGGTAAGAGATTTTCAAGCAATTATAGGTTATGAAGCTAGAAGACAAATTATTGAAAAAGAGAATAGACTTCCTGATTATGTTGTGGCTTGTATTGGTGGTGGAAGTAATGCAATAGGTATGTTTTCACACTTTTTAGAAGATGAAGAAGTTACATGTATAGGAATAGAAGCAGGTGGCCTTGGACTTGATACAAATAAGCATGGGTGTAGTTTACAAAAAGGAAGTCCAGGTGTTTTGCATGGACAGTGTTCATACTTACTTCAAGACAAAAATGGTCAAGTAACAGAAGCACACTCAATTAGTGCAGGACTTGATTATCCAGGTATTGGACCAGAACACTCATTTCACAAAGATAATAATACAGTACAGTATGATTCAATTACAGATGATGAAGCAATTGAAGCTTTTGTATGGTTAAGTCAAAAAGAGGGAATTATTCCAGCTTTTGAAAGTGCTCATGCTATTGCATATCTTAAAAAAGCAAAAGATAAATTCAAAGATAAAGTAGTAATCGTAAATTTATCAGGAAGAGGTGATAAAGATATGATTCAAGCAAAATCACTTTTGCATTTTGACTAAAGAAGTGAGTAATGCAAAAATATTTTAGAAAATTACAGACTCATTCAGGGAAAATACTTGCAGCTTTTCTTATAGTATTTTTCTCATTTTTAGCATACAACTTATATCAAGCACCAGTTAGTGGCTTTGAAAATAAGTTTATGTTTTTACTTAAAGAGTATGGATATATCATACTTTTTGCGTGGGGAATGCTTGAAGGTGAAGCAGGACTTATAATGGCAGGACTTTTATCTCATACTGGTGATATGACTTTATATATAGCTATTTTTGTAGCTGGACTTGGTGGTTTTGCAGGAGATCAAGTATATTTTTATATAGGAAGATTTAATAAAGCATATGTATATAAAAAATTTAGAGGTCAAAGAAGAAAATTTGCACTTGCACATTTACTTTTGAAAAAACATGGTTGGCCTATTATTTTTATGCAAAGATATATGTATGGAATGAGAACGATTATACCTATTTCTATTGGTATTACAAGATATAGTGCAAAAATGTTTGCTTTTATAAATCTTATTAGTGCTTGGTGTTGGGCTACTATTACTATTTTACCTGTTTGGTATTTTGGTGAAGAAATACTTGTAGTATTGCATTGGGCAAAAGAACATTGGTATTTTGCATTGCCATTTGCACTT from Malaciobacter molluscorum LMG 25693 includes:
- a CDS encoding DedA family protein, which gives rise to MQKYFRKLQTHSGKILAAFLIVFFSFLAYNLYQAPVSGFENKFMFLLKEYGYIILFAWGMLEGEAGLIMAGLLSHTGDMTLYIAIFVAGLGGFAGDQVYFYIGRFNKAYVYKKFRGQRRKFALAHLLLKKHGWPIIFMQRYMYGMRTIIPISIGITRYSAKMFAFINLISAWCWATITILPVWYFGEEILVVLHWAKEHWYFALPFALVFGGSIIYYFNKASKKKEKEL
- the gmhB gene encoding D-glycero-beta-D-manno-heptose 1,7-bisphosphate 7-phosphatase, with protein sequence MYKAFFLDRDGVINVDKSYVYKIEDFEFIDGVFATLKYIQSKGYKLFIITNQSGIGRGYYTIENFLELTSWMKAEFEKNEIKIEEVQYCPHAPEENCNCRKPKTGMIDNILKNYEIDLENSWFVGDKDSDIKCANSANIKNTVQVKSGQKFDENKSNAKYVLENIIELKKLV
- the rfaE1 gene encoding D-glycero-beta-D-manno-heptose-7-phosphate kinase yields the protein MIKLDKKPNILVIGDLMIDHYLWGSCDRISPEAPVQIIDVKKETTVLGGAGNVINNLLSLGSDVGVISVVGDDEVAKELKSMLDKHGAKSFLIEQKGRKTSKKSRIMASHSQVVRYDHESKNSISFDSEKKIFEKFQELINRYDIILFSDYGKGVITKDLSKKIIDYAKKYDKKVIVDPKGEDYSKYSGAYFLTPNKKEAQIASKVEIENEEKLKEALIKLKTIASLDYSIITLSEQGIALLKDDEVILRPTVAREVFDVTGAGDTVLASLGFALSLGKDLVEAIEFANLAAGVVVGKLGSATVTLDEIEEYKTSLNQSSIEFHLKTFKEIEKISNRLKEQNKKIVFTNGCFDILHKGHVSYLNTAKSFGDVLILGLNSDDSVKRLKGENRPINNQDDRAYILLALECVDYVVIFDEDTPYELISLVKPDILVKGADYDGKEVVGSDIAKETKLVEFIDGRSTTKTIEKIQGK
- the rfaD gene encoding ADP-glyceromanno-heptose 6-epimerase — protein: MKYSDIDFNNKTILITGAAGFIGSNLCFYFQENYPNVNIIALDCFRSGETFSNGNLKSFGHFKNLLGFKGIVISGDINDKELLNNLENSYTFDYIFHQAAISDTTVQEQDLMVKTNVNAYEDLLKIAIKHKANMIYASSAATYGDSNRFEIGYEQPNNAYGFSKVMMDNITYKYLKQGVDISIVGLKYFNVYGQREFFKNKTASMVVQFGHQILNNLTPKLFEGSDKILRDFIFIEDVIQANIKACSPKKSGVYNVGTGKARSFEDIVNILQKQLEIDNGKEYIPNPYIGAYQFFTQANIDSTKENLDYEPRFELEDGIKEYIPEIKRLFECEVK
- a CDS encoding type II secretion system protein, which gives rise to MKQAFSLLELVFVLVILALIGSYAIPKFMNTKDAAIITTVKRDITTILNSIQSQYLLDGKIEDISDTIKINSSNWFFENNSIIYKSNNSNCITIRIDRASQKLKLNINETNDTICSKLKQSGIENSSIDLY
- a CDS encoding adenine phosphoribosyltransferase, with amino-acid sequence MKELSNEHKTRILSSIRDVKDFPKEGIIFKDITTLLNDKEAFNLLMNHLEDRYKDYDLDYVAGIDSRGFIFGAALADRLKIGFVPVRKKGKLPSTTVCEKYELEYGFDEVEIHLDAFHEKVGAKVLLIDDLIATGGTANAAAKLIKKVKANLVEACFLLNLSFLDGKKRVEEHTTVYTIFNV
- a CDS encoding Wzz/FepE/Etk N-terminal domain-containing protein; this encodes MEQKVNNNMLQEDEIDLRELFKKLWKGKLFIIVFTLVVTIFAGVYAFLKTPIYEVKAIIKVGYIGDDNIVNTKLLVDELKSVFNIGSKNNTLENYKSIISSLKTLRDNDSLFSISSQSTSNKLAIEKINEVLNYTKDNYNLKISEFKMKVNADISRYENEITNINKIEKEKIERDIQKIKTQEIPYIQRQIDVLKNEELKSIKNKIKFNSFKLNEYEKNIGKLTSKKKLNSTENILISIQLQSIQSLILKTQEKIENLKLEENRIVDIKIKNLENKKKNLLNDKIKDLNIKLNEILLKKVNDLKEKISFEKFKLKNGYYSNAKIVGDIIINDEPIKPKKVLILVVAFVSGFILSIFLVFFLDFIKSFKEEK
- the trpB gene encoding tryptophan synthase subunit beta, with protein sequence MSDYIPKKSKFDPDENGHFGIFGGKYVPETLIPILEDLEKEYKKYRFDKQFWSEVNALLKDYVGRETPLYHAKSISEEVGAKVYLKREDLNHTGAHKVNNVIAQGLLAKKLGKTKVIAETGAGQHGVATATIAALLGLECTVFMGAKDVQRQELNVFRMKLLGAKVVAVQSGSKTLKDAMNDAIRYWVTNARDTFYIIGTVAGPHPYPMMVRDFQAIIGYEARRQIIEKENRLPDYVVACIGGGSNAIGMFSHFLEDEEVTCIGIEAGGLGLDTNKHGCSLQKGSPGVLHGQCSYLLQDKNGQVTEAHSISAGLDYPGIGPEHSFHKDNNTVQYDSITDDEAIEAFVWLSQKEGIIPAFESAHAIAYLKKAKDKFKDKVVIVNLSGRGDKDMIQAKSLLHFD